From the Vibrio metoecus genome, one window contains:
- the fabG gene encoding 3-oxoacyl-ACP reductase FabG, translated as MNLEGKVALVTGASRGIGKAIAELLAERGAKVIGTATSESGAQAISDYLGDNGKGMALNVTNPESIEAVLKTITDEFGGVDILVNNAGITRDNLLMRMKEEEWSDIMETNLTSIFRLSKAVLRGMMKKRHGRIINVGSVVGTMGNAGQANYAAAKAGVIGFTKSMAREVASRGVTVNTVAPGFIETDMTKALNDDQRTATLAQVPAGRLGDPREIASAVAFLASPEAAYITGETLHVNGGMYMI; from the coding sequence ATGAATCTAGAAGGCAAAGTTGCTCTAGTGACAGGTGCAAGCCGCGGTATTGGTAAAGCGATTGCTGAACTGTTAGCCGAACGTGGTGCCAAAGTGATTGGTACGGCGACCAGCGAAAGCGGTGCGCAAGCGATCAGTGACTACTTGGGTGACAATGGTAAAGGCATGGCACTGAATGTGACCAATCCTGAATCGATTGAAGCGGTTCTGAAAACCATCACTGATGAGTTTGGCGGCGTGGATATTCTGGTGAACAATGCCGGTATCACTCGCGATAACCTGCTGATGCGTATGAAAGAAGAAGAGTGGTCAGACATTATGGAGACCAACCTGACTTCCATTTTCCGCCTGTCCAAAGCTGTGCTGCGCGGCATGATGAAAAAACGCCACGGCCGAATCATCAACGTTGGCTCTGTTGTTGGCACTATGGGTAACGCAGGTCAAGCCAACTACGCGGCAGCAAAAGCGGGCGTAATTGGCTTTACAAAGTCAATGGCGCGTGAAGTTGCATCGCGTGGTGTGACCGTCAACACAGTTGCACCAGGTTTTATCGAAACTGATATGACAAAAGCACTGAATGACGACCAGCGTACTGCTACACTAGCGCAGGTTCCAGCAGGTCGACTGGGGGATCCTCGTGAAATTGCATCTGCGGTTGCTTTCCTAGCATCACCAGAAGCGGCATACATCACCGGTGAAACACTGCATGTGAACGGTGGTATGTACATGATCTAA
- the acpP gene encoding acyl carrier protein has translation MSNIEERVKKIIVEQLGVDEAEVKNESSFVEDLGADSLDTVELVMALEEEFDTEIPDEEAEKITTVQAAIDYVTSNAQ, from the coding sequence ATGAGCAACATCGAAGAACGCGTAAAGAAAATCATTGTTGAACAGCTAGGTGTAGACGAAGCAGAAGTAAAGAATGAATCTTCTTTCGTTGAAGACCTGGGTGCTGATTCTCTTGACACTGTTGAGCTGGTAATGGCTCTGGAAGAGGAATTCGATACTGAGATTCCTGATGAAGAAGCAGAGAAAATCACTACTGTTCAAGCTGCGATCGATTACGTAACCAGCAACGCTCAGTAA
- the fabF gene encoding beta-ketoacyl-ACP synthase II, with product MSKRRVVVTGMGMLSPVGNTVESSWKALLAGQSGIVNIEHFDTTNFSTRFAGLVKGFDCEQYMSKKDARKMDLFIQYGIAAGIQALEDSGLEVNEENAARIGVAIGSGIGGLELIETGHQALMEKGPRKVSPFFVPSTIVNMIAGNLSIMRGLRGPNIAISTACTTGLHNIGHAARMIAYGDADAMVAGGAEKASTPLGMAGFGAAKALSTRNDEPQKASRPWDKDRDGFVLGDGAGVMVLEEYEHAKARGAKIYAEVVGFGMSGDAYHMTSPSEDGSGGALAMEAAMRDAGVTGEQIGYVNAHGTSTPAGDVAEVKGIKRALGEAGTKQVLISSTKSMTGHLLGAAGSAEAIITVMSLVDQIVPPTINLDNPEEELGVDLVPHVARKVENMEYAMCNSFGFGGTNGSLIFKRM from the coding sequence GTGTCCAAGCGTCGCGTTGTTGTCACTGGCATGGGTATGTTGTCACCGGTAGGCAACACTGTAGAGTCATCTTGGAAAGCCTTGTTGGCAGGCCAAAGCGGCATCGTCAATATTGAGCACTTCGACACTACCAATTTTTCTACTCGTTTCGCAGGCCTAGTTAAAGGTTTTGACTGCGAGCAGTACATGTCAAAAAAAGATGCCCGCAAAATGGATTTGTTTATCCAGTATGGTATTGCTGCGGGTATTCAGGCTTTGGAAGATTCAGGCCTAGAAGTTAATGAAGAAAATGCTGCACGTATTGGTGTTGCAATTGGTTCTGGTATCGGTGGCCTTGAGCTGATTGAAACCGGACATCAAGCGTTAATGGAGAAAGGCCCACGTAAGGTTAGCCCTTTCTTTGTACCATCGACCATTGTGAATATGATTGCGGGTAATCTGTCTATCATGCGTGGTCTACGTGGTCCAAACATTGCGATTTCAACGGCTTGTACCACAGGCTTGCATAACATTGGCCATGCGGCTCGCATGATTGCTTATGGTGATGCGGACGCTATGGTGGCGGGTGGTGCAGAAAAAGCATCCACACCACTGGGTATGGCTGGCTTTGGTGCGGCAAAAGCACTTTCAACTCGTAACGATGAGCCACAAAAAGCGTCTCGTCCTTGGGATAAAGACCGTGATGGTTTTGTGCTGGGTGATGGTGCTGGTGTGATGGTGCTCGAAGAGTATGAACACGCGAAAGCACGTGGCGCGAAAATTTATGCTGAAGTAGTTGGCTTTGGTATGTCGGGTGATGCTTATCACATGACTTCACCAAGTGAAGACGGCTCTGGCGGCGCGCTAGCGATGGAAGCTGCAATGCGTGATGCTGGAGTGACTGGCGAGCAAATTGGCTACGTTAATGCTCATGGCACATCAACACCTGCGGGTGATGTTGCGGAAGTCAAAGGCATTAAACGTGCTTTGGGTGAAGCGGGTACTAAACAAGTGCTGATTTCATCGACTAAGTCAATGACAGGCCATTTGTTGGGTGCTGCCGGCTCTGCTGAAGCGATCATCACAGTGATGTCTTTGGTTGACCAAATCGTCCCTCCTACGATCAATTTGGATAATCCAGAAGAAGAGTTGGGTGTGGATTTGGTACCCCACGTGGCGCGTAAAGTTGAGAACATGGAATACGCCATGTGTAACTCATTCGGCTTTGGTGGTACTAACGGTAGCTTGATTTTCAAACGCATGTAA
- the pabC gene encoding aminodeoxychorismate lyase, which produces MYWINGKRLNQVPINDRSFQYGDGGFTTILTQYGQIQHWPLHQLRLQACLDALHITQPDWILVQEGLKEMVLPDAKAGLKIHISRGVGGRGYSPTQVSESSVTISAFPFPPHYEQWRQTGVALGICEQRMGLNPMLAGHKHNNRLEQVLLKREMEQAGFDDGICLDLQDRVIETTAANVFWCKNGSVFTPCLKNSGVAGIARRRVMEIAKLLGWPVVIDEFALESMLAADEVFITNALLEVAPVKQIGAQQYTIGSMTRRIQESSNS; this is translated from the coding sequence ATGTACTGGATTAACGGCAAGCGGCTCAATCAGGTGCCGATTAATGATCGATCTTTTCAATATGGTGATGGCGGTTTCACCACGATTTTGACTCAGTACGGGCAGATTCAGCACTGGCCGCTGCACCAGCTACGATTACAAGCTTGTCTCGATGCGTTACATATCACTCAACCTGATTGGATTTTAGTGCAAGAAGGCTTGAAAGAAATGGTTCTGCCTGATGCCAAAGCGGGGCTCAAAATACATATTAGCCGAGGGGTTGGTGGTCGTGGTTATAGCCCTACTCAAGTCAGCGAAAGCAGTGTTACTATTAGCGCCTTTCCTTTTCCTCCTCACTATGAGCAATGGCGTCAAACTGGAGTGGCATTAGGAATTTGTGAACAACGTATGGGATTAAATCCTATGCTCGCGGGTCATAAACATAATAATCGACTTGAGCAGGTTTTACTTAAGCGAGAGATGGAACAGGCTGGATTCGATGATGGTATTTGTCTCGATCTCCAAGATAGGGTGATTGAAACGACAGCCGCCAACGTGTTTTGGTGTAAAAATGGTAGTGTTTTTACACCTTGTTTAAAAAATTCAGGAGTCGCAGGCATCGCGCGACGACGCGTGATGGAAATTGCCAAACTTTTAGGATGGCCTGTGGTAATTGATGAGTTTGCGCTTGAGTCTATGCTGGCTGCGGATGAAGTTTTCATCACCAATGCGCTGCTTGAAGTTGCTCCAGTAAAGCAAATTGGTGCACAGCAATATACGATAGGTAGTATGACGCGACGAATTCAGGAGAGTAGTAATTCGTGA
- the mltG gene encoding endolytic transglycosylase MltG: protein MIKKLVLVFVALICVVAGGYFYFVNQMDKYLAQPLGIEQAQLVTIAPGTSLSRELIVLTEQEWIKGSFVADWVRRFHPELSKIKAGTYKLLPEMSLEQALALLVSGKEHQFSITFVEGSRFQEWRTIIENNENIEKQLTGLSEVEIAKVLGLEQEKLEGLFLAETYHFTKGTSDVEILKRANQKLEKFLQVTWEHRQEGLPIQTPYEALILASIIEKETSIAEERERIAAVFINRLNKRMRLQTDPTVIYGMGETYDGNIRKKDLRARTPYNTYVISGLPPTPIAMPGEASIYAALNPEQSSYLYFVASGEGGHTFSKSLADHNRAVRAYLKKLRTKK from the coding sequence GTGATTAAAAAGCTGGTATTGGTTTTTGTTGCCCTGATCTGTGTTGTGGCAGGTGGCTATTTTTATTTTGTCAATCAGATGGATAAGTACCTTGCTCAGCCACTAGGGATTGAGCAGGCGCAGCTTGTTACGATTGCCCCAGGCACAAGCCTAAGTCGTGAACTTATAGTATTGACGGAACAAGAATGGATTAAAGGCAGTTTTGTGGCTGACTGGGTGCGTCGGTTCCATCCTGAACTCTCCAAGATTAAGGCGGGGACTTATAAACTGCTGCCCGAAATGAGTTTAGAACAAGCTCTTGCTCTACTGGTTTCAGGTAAAGAACATCAATTTTCGATTACTTTCGTCGAAGGTAGTCGTTTTCAAGAATGGCGAACCATTATTGAAAATAACGAAAATATTGAAAAACAGCTGACTGGGCTGTCTGAAGTTGAAATTGCTAAAGTTTTAGGGCTTGAACAAGAGAAGCTAGAAGGGTTATTTCTAGCTGAAACGTATCATTTCACTAAAGGCACAAGCGATGTCGAGATCTTGAAGCGAGCCAATCAAAAATTAGAAAAGTTTCTACAAGTGACGTGGGAACACCGCCAAGAGGGCTTGCCAATCCAAACCCCTTATGAAGCCTTGATATTGGCCTCGATCATCGAAAAAGAGACCTCGATAGCGGAAGAGCGTGAACGTATTGCTGCTGTCTTTATCAACCGTTTGAACAAACGAATGCGGCTACAAACGGATCCCACAGTGATCTACGGGATGGGAGAAACGTACGATGGCAACATCCGTAAAAAAGACTTACGTGCGCGTACACCCTATAACACCTATGTGATTAGCGGTTTGCCGCCTACACCGATTGCGATGCCTGGCGAAGCGTCGATATATGCTGCGCTCAACCCAGAGCAAAGCAGCTACCTTTACTTTGTGGCGAGCGGGGAAGGTGGTCACACCTTTTCGAAATCGTTGGCGGATCACAATCGTGCCGTGCGGGCTTATCTTAAAAAACTTAGAACGAAAAAATGA